A single Chaetodon trifascialis isolate fChaTrf1 chromosome 18, fChaTrf1.hap1, whole genome shotgun sequence DNA region contains:
- the LOC139346586 gene encoding ribosomal biogenesis factor-like, giving the protein MAKNKQKGKKQANVFQVANKHLKHKNKAKPVTTTLKHINAVKNEKVENLNQIFTEVQRDVRSVSKSVAPQPKKQTQIVREPPKESVNVDSAAQLFSQL; this is encoded by the exons ATGGCGAAGAATaaacagaaagggaaaaaacaggCGAACGTCTTTCAAGTAGCAAACAAGCACTTGAAGCACAAGAACAAAGCGAAACCTGTCACAACAACGCTCAAACAC ATCAATGCAGTGAAAAACGAGAAGGTGGAGAACCTCAATCAGATCTTCACAGAAGTCCAGAGGGACGTCAGGAGTGTTTCCAAGTCCGTCGCTCCTCAACCGAAGAAGCAAACGCAG ATTGTCAGAGAGCCGCCAAAGGAGTCTGTAAACGTCGACAGTGCCGCTCAGCTCTTCTCTCAGCTATGA